One genomic region from Magallana gigas chromosome 3, xbMagGiga1.1, whole genome shotgun sequence encodes:
- the LOC105328647 gene encoding uncharacterized protein, translated as MSGVDKLLSSVNLHLTIRPPIEKVRTNTDCAQFDNNSVDSRQCLITIDYLTAVSMSDFCITMHFVVFAFVTVQCFHLSSNPFVSTTTNSDDLPNVSKVERDAHILQHLENQLQRHLYEQALKGDDDLKALNNPYPLKGGILNHLFGNQLDWSYLQPGEQESPSEAEGEEATEELSFYKRFGKCLDFPMYSPKPIYMVTFCPFHSPDKQAVALCHRNYGKEEQNKCVIDLTHIPVQDLRGIVYRNVYCSRCHDAKNVSSWTADLAFIDIPVLKLMDSSINTSINFLKNMDEMAFCSKKIFPYNQNVIRHCENPSKSHNHGGRARGIPTNQQTGSETKMPLSFQILINFGINGEGHIIFSTETTHPMETVSCPQNQVYYKGHCREVTCDEGYHLENNVCHPDPITINSGNSLSQLKNAAEMLSLTFRLNATKDELYILEQDGAEEMLKEEIAFVLNVSSSRIRNLTISVRNGTTHSQMIEIAHPRRLEQNRLSSVKDQGSSERFTAKNTYKNMSLDEPGDTEDKASKESSFTVEFKFDLLASMKKSGKFSSSLTSVVNNMNQMIKTQSFSLELNGSDFKITEIKHHNVSQDLIAWCNGTQDMKSGNDVEMKNATDSRTGRTVHGVYVNETGKFYGPDMYDFYIYVHGEFGNINNVTVNALVFLCDTPARPQKSECAKLTLNSTLYKKLMNNSILYEGEVFDPDKYDYVDDTHDNVKICIYSQGVSSSILKTSCAMEFQNAIVAESYLSFVLGIISTVVTFLSLMTYVIFKEMRNLPGVSTANLTFALFLAELLFIVSGSPKPDWMCPVIGMVLHYLFLASFFWMNVMSYDLYKTFANKCILTRVRSKAKYLPRYALYAWGTPAIIVAVCAVIDYTGFIPNVKIRYGGGSLSTNSFRDLDLSDSSENSTMARRMESMDENLGCWIQEPVAALVAFGSPMLLILFSNSVMFVKTIYCIRKTLKLANIKKRRSSLNHVTGKSDVRLYVRMSTMMGFTWISGLASSIVSAFAGTPTFTICTVLHALSFLFIIFNCSQGLFIFFAFICNKRVRTYYKKLFLRCKTRTAMPDVLKSSRISVSTMTSWTYTLEIVQVTEKDNSRNNVK; from the coding sequence ATGTCCGGTGTAGATAAACTTTTGAGCAGCGTCAATCTTCATTTGACAATCAGACCACCGATTGAGAAAGTACGAACGAACACAGACTGTGCCCAGTTTGACAACAATAGTGTTGACTCCAGGCAATGCCTCATCACAATAGACTATCTGACTGCTGTCAGCATGAGTGACTTCTGCATCACGATGCATTTCGTTGTCTTTGCTTTTGTAACCGTTCAGTGTTTCCATCTTTCCAGTAACCCGTTTGTTTCAACCACTACCAACTCCGATGACTTGCCAAACGTTTCAAAAGTTGAGCGAGATGCGCATATTCTTCAGCATCTGGAGAATCAACTTCAGAGACATTTATATGAACAAGCACTGAAAGGAGATGATGATTTAAAAGCACTAAACAACCCGTATCCTTTAAAAGGGGGTATCTTAAATCACCTATTCGGAAACCAGTTAGATTGGAGTTATTTACAACCAGGTGAACAAGAATCCCCTTCTGAGGCTGAGGGAGAAGAAGCGACCGAAGAGCTAAGTTTCTATAAAAGATTCGGAAAATGCTTAGATTTCCCAATGTACTCCCCGAAACCCATCTACATGGTGACGTTTTGTCCATTTCACTCACCCGACAAACAGGCGGTAGCGTTGTGTCATAGAAATTACGGCAAGGAGGAACAAAACAAGTGTGTGATAGACTTGACACACATCCCTGTCCAAGACCTCCGCGGCATTGTGTACAGAAACGTCTACTGTTCCCGCTGTCACGACGCTAAAAACGTGAGCTCGTGGACGGCGGACCTGGCCTTCATTGACATACCAGTTCTTAAACTGATGGACAGTTCCATTAACACatctatcaattttttgaaaaatatggaCGAAATGGCATTCTGCTCAAAGAAAATTTTCCCGTACAACCAAAACGTCATTAGGCACTGTGAAAACCCTTCCAAGAGCCATAATCATGGCGGCCGCGCGCGAGGCATACCAACTAACCAACAGACAGGCAGTGAGACGAAAATGCCTTTGTCGTTCCAGATTCTCATTAATTTCGGTATAAACGGTGAGGGGCACATCATATTCAGCACGGAAACGACGCATCCCATGGAAACTGTCTCATGTCCCCAAAACCAGGTGTACTATAAAGGACACTGCCGTGAAGTCACTTGTGACGAAGGCTATCATTTAGAGAATAACGTCTGTCATCCTGATCCTATCACCATCAATTCTGGAAATTCGTTGTCGCAGCTGAAAAACGCAGCCGAAATGCTCTCGTTGACGTTTCGACTAAACGCAACCAAAGACGAACTGTATATTTTGGAACAAGATGGCGCTGAGGAAATGCTCAAAGAAGAAATCGCATTTGTCTTAAACGTCAGTTCTAGTCGAATAAGAAATTTGACAATTTCCGTTCGAAACGGAACTACGCATTCACAAATGATAGAGATTGCTCATCCGAGGCGTTTGGAGCAAAACAGACTTTCTAGCGTGAAGGACCAAGGTTCTTCAGAAAGGTTTACAGCGAAGAATACTTACAAAAATATGTCATTAGACGAACCGGGAGACACAGAAGACAAAGCTTCAAAAGAATCATCGTTTACAGTTGAGTTTAAATTTGATCTTTTAGCCAGCATGAAAAAGTCCGGAAAGTTCAGCTCTTCTCTAACCAGTGTCGTAAATAATATGAACCAAATGATAAAAACGCAGAGTTTTAGCTTAGAACTGAATGGGTCCGATTTCAAAATAACGGAGATCAAGCACCACAACGTGTCCCAAGATTTGATCGCTTGGTGTAATGGAACCCAGGATATGAAATCTGGAAACGACGTGGAGATGAAGAATGCCACCGATAGTCGAACCGGACGCACAGTTCATGGCGTGTACGTGAATGAGACCGGAAAATTCTATGGACCGGATATGTAcgatttttacatttatgtgCATGGTGAGTTTGGAAACATTAACAATGTGACTGTAAATGCTCTAGTGTTTCTGTGCGATACCCCGGCTCGTCCTCAAAAATCTGAGTGTGCTAAACTGACTCTAAACTCCACCCTCTACAAAAAACTTATGAATAACTCGATTTTGTACGAGGGGGAGGTGTTCGACCCTGATAAGTACGACTATGTGGATGACACCCACGATAATGTTAAAATATGTATCTACAGCCAAGGGGTTTCATCGAGCATCTTGAAAACGTCTTGTGCAATGGAGTTCCAAAACGCAATTGTTGCAGAGAGCTACTTGAGCTTTGTCTTGGGAATTATTTCAACAGTGGTCACTTTTTTGTCGTTAATGAcgtatgtaatatttaaagaaatgagAAATTTGCCCGGTGTGAGCACAGCTAACTTGACTTTTGCACTATTTCTTGCCGAGTTACTATTTATTGTATCCGGGTCACCGAAGCCGGACTGGATGTGTCCTGTCATAGGGATGGTGCTACACTACTTGTTCTTGGCATCCTTTTTCTGGATGAACGTGATGTCTTACGATCTGTACAAAACATTCGCTAACAAGTGCATCCTCACACGAGTGAGAAGCAAGGCAAAATACCTACCGCGCTATGCATTGTACGCATGGGGAACACCGGCCATAATAGTCGCTGTGTGTGCCGTCATTGACTATACAGGTTTCATACCAAACGTGAAAATAAGATATGGCGGGGGATCTCTTTCAACCAATAGTTTTAGGGACCTCGACTTAAGTGACTCTTCCGAGAACAGTACAATGGCGCGCCGGATGGAGTCCATGGACGAGAACTTGGGATGCTGGATCCAGGAACCCGTGGCAGCTTTGGTCGCTTTCGGTTCCCCAATGCTTCTCATTCTGTTTTCAAACAGCGTCATGTTTGTGAAAACAATTTACTGCATTCGCAAAACTCTGAAACTTGCAAACATAAAAAAGAGGCGATCCTCCCTAAATCACGTCACTGGGAAATCTGACGTCAGACTTTATGTGCGCATGTCAACAATGATGGGTTTCACCTGGATTTCCGGGTTGGCGTCGTCCATTGTGAGTGCTTTTGCCGGAACTCCAACGTTCACCATCTGCACTGTTTTACACGCACTGAGttttttgtttatcatattCAACTGTTCACAGGGcttgtttatcttttttgcGTTCATTTGCAACAAAAGAGTGAGGAcctattacaaaaaattgtttttgaggTGCAAGACACGGACAGCGATGCCAGACGTGTTAAAATCGTCCAGAATATCAGTCAGCACAATGACTTCGTGGACGTACACCCTCGAAATTGTTCAGGTCACCGAGAAAGACAATTCTCGCAACAATGTTAAGTAG